The following coding sequences are from one Perognathus longimembris pacificus isolate PPM17 chromosome 13, ASM2315922v1, whole genome shotgun sequence window:
- the LOC125361862 gene encoding olfactory receptor 51G1, with amino-acid sequence MAVLYNSSLQKATFFLTGFHGLEHVHGWISIPFCSIYLTVILGNLTILHVIRTDATLHEPMYYFLAMLALTDLGLCLSTLPTVMGIFWFDAREIGIPACFTQLFFIHTLSLVESSVLLSMSIDRYVAICNPLRYSSILTPARIVKLGLSSVFRSSVLILPLPFLLKRFQYCRSHVLAHAYCLHLEIMKLACSSIIVNHIYGLFVVACTVGVDSLLIFLSYALILHTVLGKASPQERFRALNTCVSHICAVLLFYIPMIGLSLVHRFGEHLPRIVHLLMSYVYLLVPPLMNPIVYSIKTKQIRQRILKKFEFVKSLSCSRQD; translated from the coding sequence ATGGCTGTCCTTTACAACAGCAGCCTCCAAAAAGCCACTTTCTTCCTGACGGGCTTTCATGGTCTGGAACATGTCCATGGCTGGATCTCTATTCCCTTCTGCTCCATCTACTTGACAGTGATTTTGGGGAACCTCACCATCCTCCATGTCATTCGTACTGACGCCACCCTTCATGAGCCCATGTACTATTTTTTGGCCATGCTGGCCCTCACAGACTTAGGTCTTTGCCTCTCCACACTGCCCACCGTGATGGGTATCTTCTGGTTTGATGCCAGAGAGATTGGCATCCCAGCCTGCTTTACTCAGCTCTTCTTCATCCACACTTTGTCTCTCGTGGAATCCTCCGTGCTACTGTCCATGTCCATCGATCGCTATGTGGCCATTTGCAACCCACTGCGTTACTCCAGCATCCTGACCCCAGCACGCATTGTCAAGCTGGGGCTGAGTTCCGTGTTCCGAAGCTCGGTGCTCATCCTCCCCTTGCCGTTCCTCCTGAAGCGCTTCCAGTACTGCCGCTCCCACGTGCTGGCCCATGCCTACTGTCTACACCTAGAGATCATGAAGCTGGCCTGCTCCAGCATCATTGTCAACCACATCTATGGGCTCTTCGTTGTGGCCTGCACGGTGGGCGTGGACTCCCTGCTCATCTTCCTCTCCTATGCCCTCATCCTCCACACCGTGCTGGGCAAAGCTTCTCCACAAGAGCGCTTCCGGGCCCTCAACACCTGTGTCTCCCACATCTGTGCTGTCTTACTTTTCTACATCCCCATGATCGGCTTGTCTCTCGTGCATCGCTTTGGGGAACATTTGCCCCGCATTGTGCATCTTCTCATGTCCTATGTGTACCTGCTGGTACCACCCCTCATGAACCCCATTGTCTACAGCATCAAGACCAAGCAGATCCGCCAGAGGATCTTGAAGAAGTTTGAATTTGTGAAGTCGCTTAGCTGTTCCCGTCAGGATTAG
- the LOC125362035 gene encoding olfactory receptor 51A4-like, which translates to MSILNNSRNEVFMFYLVGIPGMEAAHIWISIPVCFRYVVAILGNCTILFFIKTEPSLHEPMYYFLSMLALSDLGLSLSSLPTMLKVFLFNAPEISLNACFAQEFFIHEFSALESSVLLIMSFDRFIAICNPLIYTSLLTNVRVAQIVFAFALKNVLLILPFPLTLKHLRYCKKNLRSHSYCLHQDVMKLACSDNKVNVVYGLFVALTGILDITFIFVSYTMILKAVLSIASQKERLKVLNTCVSHICAVLIFYVPVLSLAVIHRFAKNSSPLVRILMADVFLMVPPLMNPIVYCVKSQQIRSLVLEKLCQNKAHRDS; encoded by the coding sequence ATGTCCATCCTCAACAACTCCAGAAATGAAGTCTTCATGTTCTACTTGGTTGGCATCCCAGGGATGGAGGCTGCCCACATTTGGATCTCCATACCCGTATGTTTCAGGTACGTGGTGGCCATCTTGGGCAATTGTACCATCCTGTTTTTCATAAAAACAGAGCCCTCTTTGCATGAACCCATGTACTATTTCCTCTCCATGCTAGCTCTCTCTGACCTTGGActgtccctttcctctcttcccacaATGCTCAAGGTTTTCTTGTTCAATGCTCCAGAAATTTCCCTTAATGCTTGTTTTGCCCAAGAGTTTTTCATTCATGAATTCTCGGCTCTGGAGTCATCTGTACTTCTCATCATGTCTTTTGACCGGTTTATTGCCATCTGTAACCCTCTGATATACACCTCTCTCCTTACCAATGTCAGGGTCGCTCAGATTGTGTTTGCTTTTGCTCTCAAAAATGTTTTGTTGATCCTGCCTTTCCCTTTAACTCTAAAACATCTAAGATACTGCAAAAAGAACCTCCGGTCCCATTCCTACTGCCTCCATCAGGATGTCATGAAGCTGGCCTGTTCCGACAACAAAGTCAATGTTGTCTATGGTTTATTTGTGGCTCTCACGGGCATCCTAGATATAACATTTATTTTCGTATCCTACACAATGATTCTGAAAGCGGTGTTGAGCATAGCCTCCCAGAAGGAAAGGCTCAAGGTTCTCAACACCTGTGTCTCCCACATCTGCGCTGTGCTCATCTTCTATGTCCCTGTTCTCTCCCTTGCTGTTATCCACCGTTTTGCCAAAAACAGCTCTCCGTTAGTCAGGATCCTCATGGCTGATGTTTTCCTGATGGTGCCTCCTCTGATGAACCCCATCGTGTACTGTGTAAAGAGCCAACAGATAAGAAGTCTGGTCTTAGAGAAACTGTGCCAGAACAAAGCTCACCGGGATTCTTAA